A stretch of the Longimicrobium sp. genome encodes the following:
- a CDS encoding DUF4105 domain-containing protein, giving the protein MQGKRIRKRWIALALVLPAAGWWVAMEPSNTRDWTPDNAVLPWAEFRGDSVRVHNVRNARYESKDRYTVAHDDRAYDLREVESAWFVVEPFARDWRGLAHTLVSFGFRDGRYLAVSVEVRKEKGEKYSPLKGLLNQFEVTYVVADERDAIRLRTNYRKDPVHLYPVRAERAQVRAMLVDMLERANELRERPEFYNTLTNTCTTNLVRHLNRVSPRRVRPYSPRVLLPGYSDALAYELGLIDTDLPLERARERFLITPRAQRLGDAPDFSRRIREFGAP; this is encoded by the coding sequence ATGCAGGGGAAGCGGATCAGGAAGCGCTGGATCGCCCTGGCGCTCGTGCTCCCGGCGGCCGGCTGGTGGGTGGCGATGGAGCCGTCGAACACGCGCGACTGGACGCCCGACAACGCGGTGCTCCCCTGGGCCGAGTTCCGGGGCGACAGCGTGCGCGTGCACAACGTGCGCAACGCCCGCTACGAGTCGAAGGACCGCTACACGGTGGCCCACGACGACCGCGCCTACGACCTGCGCGAGGTGGAGAGCGCGTGGTTCGTGGTGGAGCCGTTCGCCCGCGACTGGCGCGGCCTGGCGCACACGCTGGTGTCGTTCGGCTTCCGCGACGGGCGCTACCTGGCCGTCTCGGTGGAGGTCCGCAAGGAGAAGGGCGAGAAGTATTCGCCGCTCAAGGGGCTGCTGAACCAGTTCGAGGTCACCTACGTCGTCGCCGACGAGCGCGACGCGATCCGCCTGCGCACCAACTATCGGAAGGACCCCGTGCACCTGTACCCGGTGCGCGCCGAGCGGGCGCAGGTGCGCGCCATGCTGGTGGACATGCTGGAGCGGGCCAACGAGCTGCGCGAGCGCCCCGAGTTCTACAACACGCTCACCAACACCTGCACCACCAACCTGGTGCGGCACCTCAACCGCGTCTCGCCGCGGCGGGTGCGGCCGTACAGCCCCCGCGTGCTGCTGCCCGGCTACTCCGACGCGCTGGCCTACGAGCTGGGCCTGATCGACACCGACCTGCCGCTGGAGCGGGCGCGCGAGCGCTTCCTGATCACCCCCCGCGCCCAGCGCCTGGGCGACGCCCCCGACTTCTCCCGCCGCATCCGCGAGTTCGGCGCCCCCTGA
- a CDS encoding TPM domain-containing protein, producing MKPTPLALAAAGLLLAAPARAQGAYPENTGAAVTDLAEVLTRAQEDSVRALLAGVRNSGADVRVVTIGSVHDYSSGAASIEAFATGLFNAWRVGDRAENDGALLLVAVRDRRVRIELGDGAPPSFDARAKQAIDERIVPEFRAGHFAAGILAGAGEIARWYREEPASSPAAPPAGGGYAPAREPFAGQPAAPQPYYVPPPRDSRSPDGAGGGIGLLLGLGGLGAAAVGAAAYARNRKRKCPGCGTEMERLDEVSDDVYLDSGQKMEEWLKSVDYDVWKCGSCGNHLLLPYNAWFTSAKPCPGCRYRTCQVSRRTLERPTYHSTGTDQVTQHCRHCGYHHEHLVTLPRLTPPPEREESSSSWSSGSSSGRGASGGWSSSGSSGGSHSSGRGASGSW from the coding sequence ATGAAGCCGACTCCGCTGGCGCTCGCCGCCGCCGGCCTGCTCCTCGCCGCGCCCGCCCGCGCGCAAGGCGCGTATCCCGAGAACACCGGCGCGGCCGTCACCGACCTGGCCGAGGTGCTCACCCGGGCGCAGGAGGACAGCGTGCGCGCGCTGCTGGCCGGCGTGCGCAACTCGGGCGCGGACGTGCGGGTGGTCACCATCGGCAGCGTCCACGACTACTCGTCGGGCGCCGCCAGCATCGAGGCGTTCGCCACCGGGCTCTTCAACGCCTGGCGCGTGGGCGACCGGGCGGAGAACGACGGCGCGCTGCTGCTGGTGGCCGTCCGCGACCGCAGGGTGCGCATCGAGCTGGGCGACGGTGCGCCCCCCTCGTTCGACGCCCGCGCGAAGCAGGCGATCGACGAGCGGATCGTCCCCGAGTTCCGCGCGGGCCACTTCGCGGCCGGGATCCTCGCCGGCGCGGGGGAGATCGCGCGCTGGTACCGCGAAGAGCCCGCGTCGTCCCCTGCCGCCCCGCCCGCGGGCGGCGGCTACGCGCCCGCGCGCGAGCCCTTCGCCGGACAGCCCGCGGCGCCGCAGCCGTACTACGTCCCGCCGCCGCGCGACTCCAGGTCCCCGGACGGGGCGGGCGGGGGAATCGGCCTGCTGCTGGGGCTCGGCGGCCTCGGCGCGGCCGCGGTCGGCGCGGCGGCGTACGCGCGGAACCGCAAGCGGAAGTGCCCGGGCTGCGGCACCGAGATGGAGCGGCTGGACGAGGTGTCCGACGACGTGTACCTGGATTCCGGGCAGAAGATGGAGGAGTGGCTGAAGTCGGTGGACTACGACGTGTGGAAGTGCGGGAGCTGCGGCAACCACCTGCTCCTGCCGTACAACGCGTGGTTCACCTCGGCCAAGCCGTGCCCGGGGTGCCGCTACCGCACCTGCCAGGTGAGCCGCCGCACCCTGGAGCGGCCGACCTACCACTCCACCGGCACCGACCAGGTCACCCAGCACTGCCGCCACTGCGGCTACCACCACGAGCACCTGGTGACGCTGCCGCGCCTGACCCCGCCGCCCGAGCGCGAGGAGTCCTCGTCGTCGTGGAGCAGCGGGTCGTCGTCCGGTCGCGGCGCCTCGGGCGGCTGGTCGTCGAGTGGGTCGTCCGGGGGGAGCCACTCGTCCGGGCGCGGCGCCAGCGGGAGCTGGTGA
- a CDS encoding ABC-F family ATP-binding cassette domain-containing protein, producing MANVLNVQDLHKSYGPRVVFDGVSFAVDEGEKVGFIGVNGSGKSTLFRIVGGVEGADAGTLAFQRGVRVGYLAQEPEFEEGATILSAAASGRPELMEAIGEYHAVAEELARGGGDSGRLLARQEAAGAKIAALGGWDYEHRMEALLTRLDVDRWERPVAGLSGGEQKRVALARVLLQEPGLLLLDEPTNHLDADTVAWLEEHLLDYPGTVMLITHDRYFLDRVVTRMLEVSRGELAPYPGGYTEYLEAKAERLAQASAAEQKRKRLIEQELEWARRSPPARTGKAKARLDRAAALQAEQREKRLPRRTTVEVAPIEAPRLGRTVLELHHVGKGYGGRTLIRDFSTILQAGERIGVIGPNGAGKTTLLRIVLGLEEPDAGVVELGKNTRVAYFDQRREDVDPEKSVYEAAAGQDWVSVGGERMHLRSYLESFLFPPEQQRQKVSSLSGGERNRLLLAKLFLKDANLLVLDEPTNDLDLVTLQVLESVLAGWPGCVLMVTHDRYFLDKVATGLIVFEGGGELRRHAGGYDLYRRLKEQRDAEAAAASAAAPKKPAAPPTAKTAASADRPRKLTWKEQKELEGMEAAILEAEARKEELGARLADPALYASAPGEVARLTAEYREAGERVDALYARWAELEEIAAAAAK from the coding sequence ATGGCGAACGTCCTCAACGTCCAGGATCTGCACAAGTCGTACGGCCCCCGCGTGGTGTTCGACGGCGTCTCCTTCGCCGTGGACGAGGGGGAGAAGGTGGGCTTCATCGGCGTCAACGGCTCGGGGAAGTCCACGCTCTTCCGCATCGTGGGCGGGGTGGAGGGGGCCGACGCGGGGACGCTCGCCTTCCAGCGCGGCGTCCGCGTGGGCTACCTGGCGCAGGAGCCGGAGTTCGAGGAAGGGGCGACGATCCTCTCCGCCGCCGCCTCGGGGCGCCCGGAGCTGATGGAGGCGATCGGCGAGTACCACGCGGTCGCCGAGGAGCTGGCGCGCGGCGGGGGGGATTCGGGCCGCCTGCTGGCCCGGCAGGAGGCGGCGGGGGCGAAGATCGCCGCGCTGGGCGGGTGGGACTACGAGCACCGCATGGAGGCGCTGCTGACCCGCCTGGACGTGGACCGCTGGGAGCGCCCCGTGGCCGGCCTCTCCGGCGGCGAGCAGAAGCGCGTGGCCCTGGCGCGCGTCCTCCTCCAGGAGCCTGGGCTCCTCCTGCTGGACGAGCCCACCAACCACCTGGACGCCGACACCGTGGCCTGGCTGGAGGAGCACCTGCTCGACTACCCCGGCACGGTGATGCTCATCACCCACGACCGCTACTTCCTGGACCGCGTGGTCACGCGGATGCTGGAGGTCTCGCGCGGCGAGCTGGCGCCCTACCCCGGCGGCTACACCGAGTACCTGGAGGCCAAGGCCGAGCGGCTGGCGCAGGCGTCCGCGGCCGAGCAGAAGCGCAAGCGGCTGATCGAGCAGGAGCTGGAGTGGGCGCGCCGCTCGCCGCCGGCGCGCACGGGGAAGGCCAAGGCGCGCCTGGACCGGGCGGCCGCGCTGCAGGCCGAGCAGCGCGAGAAGCGGCTCCCGCGGCGCACCACCGTCGAGGTCGCGCCGATCGAGGCGCCGCGGCTGGGGCGGACGGTGCTGGAGCTGCACCACGTCGGCAAGGGCTACGGCGGGCGTACGCTGATCCGCGACTTCAGCACCATCCTGCAGGCCGGCGAGCGCATCGGGGTGATCGGGCCCAACGGCGCGGGGAAGACCACGCTGCTGCGGATCGTCCTGGGGCTGGAGGAGCCGGACGCCGGCGTGGTGGAGCTGGGGAAGAACACGCGCGTGGCCTACTTCGACCAGCGCCGCGAGGACGTGGACCCCGAGAAGAGCGTCTACGAGGCCGCCGCCGGGCAGGACTGGGTGAGCGTGGGCGGCGAGCGGATGCACCTGCGCAGCTACCTGGAGAGCTTCCTCTTCCCGCCCGAGCAGCAGCGGCAGAAGGTCTCCTCGCTCTCCGGCGGCGAGCGCAACCGGCTGCTGCTGGCCAAGCTGTTCCTGAAGGACGCCAACCTGCTGGTGCTGGACGAGCCCACCAACGACCTGGACCTGGTGACGCTGCAGGTGCTGGAGTCGGTGCTGGCCGGCTGGCCCGGGTGCGTGCTGATGGTGACGCACGACCGCTACTTCCTGGACAAGGTGGCCACCGGCCTCATCGTCTTCGAGGGGGGCGGAGAGCTGCGGCGCCACGCGGGCGGCTACGACCTGTACCGCCGCCTCAAGGAGCAGCGCGACGCCGAAGCCGCCGCCGCGTCCGCCGCCGCGCCGAAGAAGCCCGCCGCGCCCCCCACGGCGAAGACCGCCGCCTCGGCCGACCGGCCGCGCAAGCTCACCTGGAAGGAGCAGAAGGAGCTGGAGGGGATGGAGGCGGCGATCCTGGAGGCCGAGGCGCGGAAGGAGGAGCTGGGCGCCCGCCTGGCCGACCCCGCGCTCTACGCCTCGGCCCCCGGCGAGGTGGCGCGCCTCACCGCCGAGTACCGCGAGGCCGGCGAGCGCGTGGACGCCCTCTACGCCCGCTGGGCCGAGCTGGAGGAGATCGCCGCCGCGGCCGCGAAGTAG
- a CDS encoding PAS domain S-box protein encodes MSTAPPFPAHGISRLLLDGLRDEAVFALDAGGRVAFWNAGAEAVIGYPAAEAAGLHCSAFYVPDDVALGMPERDLRRAAQHGSLETEGWRVRRDGTRFWAQVLTTALRDEGGRLTGYARVVRDVTERIRAEEALRLSEAKFSGIISIATDAVVSVDEEQRIVLFNQGAERIFGWTAAEIIGQPLAALLPERVRERHEGHLEHFGRGPVVAKRMGERQEIFGRRRNGEEFPAEASISRLELGGQRLFTAVLRDITERKEAERRVAGALARETEARAGAEAAERRMRFLAEAGARLSESLDREATLGTLARAAVPELADWCVVFLRDDDGGVRRLAAAHGDPAREELARALLGLPVDAVAAHPVLRALQAREPVLVEEAGEDFTSSLAGGEQRRVMEELGIRSVLVVPLVLRDQALGALELVISRSGRRFDAVAVETARELAGRAALAVENARLYGAAQGAIRAREDVLHVVSHDLGNSLSAIVITTTVLLRTLPEDGENAELRKRITGIRDLARRMQRLRQDLLDVASIEAGRLAIEWDRWDPGALARESLEAFAPLAAEKRLQLASDIPPGLPALEGDRERVLQVLANLLGNAVKFTPEGGRVELAVRADEAEVRFAVSDTGPGIPPEHLGHVFDRFWKVRSANRQGAGLGLAIARGIVEAHDGRIWVRSAPGEGSTFFFTLPLRPEYEEIEDEEE; translated from the coding sequence ATGAGCACCGCCCCGCCCTTTCCCGCGCACGGGATCTCGCGCCTGCTGCTGGACGGCCTGCGCGACGAGGCCGTCTTCGCGCTGGACGCGGGCGGGCGCGTGGCGTTCTGGAACGCGGGGGCGGAAGCCGTGATCGGCTACCCCGCGGCCGAGGCGGCGGGGCTGCACTGCTCGGCGTTCTACGTTCCCGACGACGTGGCGCTGGGGATGCCCGAGCGCGACCTGCGCCGCGCCGCGCAGCACGGCTCGCTGGAGACGGAGGGGTGGCGCGTGCGGAGGGACGGCACGCGCTTCTGGGCGCAGGTGCTCACCACGGCGCTGCGCGATGAGGGGGGGCGGCTCACCGGCTACGCGCGGGTGGTGCGCGACGTCACCGAGCGCATCCGCGCCGAGGAGGCGCTCCGGCTCTCCGAGGCCAAGTTCTCGGGGATCATCTCCATCGCCACCGACGCGGTGGTCTCGGTGGACGAGGAGCAGCGCATCGTGCTCTTCAACCAGGGGGCGGAGCGGATCTTCGGCTGGACGGCCGCGGAGATCATCGGCCAGCCGCTCGCCGCGCTGCTGCCGGAGCGGGTGCGGGAGCGGCACGAGGGCCACCTCGAGCACTTCGGCCGCGGGCCCGTGGTGGCCAAGCGGATGGGGGAGCGGCAGGAGATCTTCGGCCGGCGCAGGAACGGCGAGGAGTTCCCGGCCGAGGCGTCGATCTCGCGGCTCGAGCTGGGGGGGCAGCGCCTCTTCACCGCGGTGCTGCGCGACATCACCGAGCGCAAGGAGGCCGAGCGGCGGGTGGCCGGGGCGCTCGCGCGCGAGACGGAGGCGCGCGCCGGGGCGGAGGCCGCGGAGCGGCGGATGCGCTTCCTGGCCGAGGCGGGCGCGCGGCTCTCGGAGTCGCTGGACCGCGAGGCGACGCTCGGCACGCTGGCCCGCGCGGCGGTGCCCGAGCTGGCGGACTGGTGCGTGGTGTTCCTGCGCGACGACGACGGCGGTGTCCGGCGCCTCGCGGCGGCGCACGGCGACCCGGCGCGCGAGGAGCTGGCGCGCGCGCTGCTGGGGCTGCCGGTCGACGCCGTGGCCGCCCACCCGGTGCTGCGCGCCCTGCAGGCGCGCGAGCCGGTGCTGGTCGAGGAGGCGGGGGAAGACTTCACCTCCTCGCTGGCGGGCGGCGAGCAGCGGCGTGTGATGGAGGAGCTGGGGATCCGCTCGGTGCTGGTGGTGCCGCTGGTGCTGCGCGACCAAGCGCTGGGCGCGCTGGAGCTGGTGATCTCGCGGTCCGGGCGCCGCTTCGACGCGGTGGCGGTGGAGACGGCGCGCGAGCTGGCCGGGCGGGCGGCGCTGGCGGTGGAGAACGCGCGCCTCTACGGCGCGGCGCAGGGCGCCATCCGCGCGCGCGAGGACGTGCTGCACGTGGTGTCGCACGACCTGGGCAACTCGCTCTCGGCCATCGTGATCACCACCACGGTGCTGCTGCGCACCCTGCCCGAGGACGGGGAGAACGCGGAGCTCAGGAAGCGCATCACGGGGATCCGCGACCTCGCGCGGCGGATGCAGCGGCTCCGGCAGGACCTGCTGGACGTGGCGAGCATCGAGGCGGGGCGCCTGGCGATCGAGTGGGACCGCTGGGATCCCGGGGCCCTGGCGCGCGAGTCGCTGGAGGCGTTCGCGCCGCTGGCGGCCGAGAAGCGCCTGCAGCTGGCGAGCGACATTCCCCCGGGGCTCCCCGCGCTGGAGGGCGACCGCGAGCGGGTGCTGCAGGTGCTGGCCAACCTGCTGGGCAACGCGGTGAAGTTCACCCCCGAGGGCGGGCGCGTGGAGCTCGCGGTGCGCGCGGACGAGGCCGAGGTGCGCTTCGCGGTGTCCGACACCGGCCCCGGCATCCCGCCCGAGCACCTGGGGCACGTCTTCGACCGCTTCTGGAAGGTGCGCTCGGCCAACCGCCAGGGCGCCGGGCTGGGCCTGGCCATCGCCCGGGGGATCGTGGAGGCGCACGACGGGCGCATCTGGGTCCGGAGCGCGCCGGGCGAGGGGAGCACCTTCTTCTTCACCCTGCCGCTGCGGCCCGAGTACGAGGAGATCGAGGACGAGGAGGAGTAG
- a CDS encoding DUF5335 family protein has product MPIAQRSEWPQILRDFSRKNAGRASRLEVDDPELGAQWSELELCFRGAAYEPRFRRVEILLVDGGGPAGPLTHSIEAVTDIAVRQGADGRDRVLRIGYPGGQTLLRLAAT; this is encoded by the coding sequence GTGCCCATCGCGCAGCGGTCCGAGTGGCCGCAGATCCTCAGGGACTTCAGCCGGAAGAACGCGGGGCGCGCTTCCCGGCTGGAGGTGGACGACCCCGAGCTGGGCGCGCAGTGGAGCGAGCTGGAGCTCTGCTTCCGCGGGGCCGCGTACGAGCCGCGCTTCCGGCGGGTGGAGATCCTGCTCGTCGACGGCGGCGGGCCCGCCGGCCCCCTCACGCACAGCATCGAGGCGGTGACGGACATCGCCGTCCGGCAGGGCGCCGACGGGCGCGACCGCGTGCTGCGCATCGGCTACCCCGGCGGCCAGACCCTGCTGCGCCTCGCGGCCACGTAG